One segment of Nostoc flagelliforme CCNUN1 DNA contains the following:
- a CDS encoding J domain-containing protein translates to MPRKIPPSSHSTVTTPLALSQLHIRLQFLEKEHQSLLKQIKRKRTELNNFIEQTRTFATEIFYKASPSFQKMAELDQDIHSLFDEIFTTRKFGKQTFKNIQAVYLKLQFTGIISLKPSRRQFSTELDELFDNPEPESDFSRETAEGRHQNWQTQESVGESHGEARTGDKKKVRETFLRLAEIFHPDKVKDSETQTDHTEIMKSINQAYQEGDLARLLEIERLHQVGEVIDNNSEDDLTRKCRTIEQQNQILLTQYENLKRELRLVKSTPEGTMVSDSRKAAKKGIDAMALMVETIDNQINVVSQIRDFVKDFREQKITIKEFLGGPPTLQSVSEEFMSDILEQMLSELMR, encoded by the coding sequence ATGCCTCGAAAAATCCCACCTTCATCCCACTCGACTGTTACAACTCCACTGGCTCTCTCTCAATTACATATCCGCTTACAGTTTCTAGAAAAAGAACACCAATCGCTACTCAAGCAGATTAAGAGAAAGCGTACAGAACTGAATAACTTTATTGAACAGACGCGAACTTTCGCCACAGAAATATTTTATAAAGCTAGTCCCAGCTTTCAAAAAATGGCTGAGTTAGACCAGGATATTCATAGTTTATTTGATGAGATTTTTACTACTAGAAAGTTTGGTAAACAAACCTTCAAAAATATACAGGCAGTTTACCTTAAACTCCAGTTCACAGGAATCATTAGTCTTAAACCAAGCCGCAGACAATTTTCAACAGAGCTAGACGAATTGTTTGACAATCCCGAACCCGAATCAGATTTTTCAAGAGAAACTGCTGAAGGTCGCCATCAAAATTGGCAAACACAAGAATCTGTAGGAGAATCTCATGGTGAAGCTAGAACAGGAGATAAGAAAAAAGTTCGTGAAACATTTCTGAGATTAGCTGAAATCTTCCATCCTGACAAGGTAAAGGATAGCGAGACACAAACAGATCATACAGAAATCATGAAATCAATTAATCAAGCCTACCAAGAAGGTGATTTAGCAAGACTTCTAGAAATTGAGCGACTTCACCAAGTCGGGGAAGTTATTGACAATAATAGCGAAGATGATTTAACTCGTAAATGTCGAACTATAGAACAGCAAAATCAAATTCTTCTGACTCAATATGAGAATTTGAAACGGGAACTACGTTTGGTAAAAAGTACTCCAGAAGGAACGATGGTTTCCGATTCTCGCAAAGCTGCGAAAAAAGGCATTGATGCTATGGCTTTGATGGTAGAAACGATAGACAACCAAATAAATGTTGTTTCTCAGATTCGGGATTTTGTCAAGGACTTTAGAGAACAGAAAATTACTATCAAAGAATTTCTTGGTGGCCCACCAACTCTACAATCCGTATCCGAGGAATTTATGTCAGACATTCTGGAGCAAATGTTGTCAGAATTAATGAGATAG
- a CDS encoding transposase family protein, whose protein sequence is MSDILNHIEENPKRTKRLIGLEYEQLQQLIQNAERLHYDKQELLESKKVRIIAGGGGRKPKLSLKEQIILTLVYLRHLTTFELLGIQFGVSESTANDTFNYWLPILRELLPSSLIEQVKKNESDLMVVKEILTDYELIVDSYEQVRERPVDNKEQEKYYSGKACKHTFKSQIIILPDAKDIVDVVAGEPGPKSDITMFRENRDNFDPKQKFKGDLGYLGEDLIDTPIKTPRNGKLTIEQKKENKEFSSNRVFVEHRIRSVKIFRVVQERFRLNPKKYEQVILTICGVVRLRIGALILPAEIYAFT, encoded by the coding sequence ATGAGCGATATACTGAATCATATTGAAGAGAATCCTAAAAGAACAAAGCGGTTAATTGGTCTGGAGTATGAACAGTTACAACAATTAATTCAAAATGCAGAGCGATTACACTATGACAAACAAGAGTTATTAGAATCCAAAAAAGTGAGAATTATTGCTGGTGGTGGAGGTCGTAAACCAAAATTATCGCTCAAAGAACAAATAATTTTAACGTTGGTTTATCTCAGGCATCTGACTACATTTGAGCTTCTTGGTATCCAGTTTGGTGTGAGTGAGTCCACCGCAAATGATACATTTAACTATTGGTTGCCAATACTCAGAGAATTGCTACCATCCAGTTTAATTGAACAAGTAAAAAAAAACGAATCTGACTTGATGGTAGTCAAAGAAATACTTACAGATTATGAATTAATTGTAGATAGCTATGAACAAGTAAGGGAAAGACCTGTGGACAATAAAGAACAAGAAAAATATTACTCTGGTAAGGCATGTAAACATACATTTAAAAGTCAGATAATTATCTTGCCAGATGCCAAGGATATCGTTGATGTTGTAGCTGGCGAACCTGGACCAAAAAGCGATATAACAATGTTTAGAGAAAACCGCGATAACTTTGACCCAAAACAAAAATTTAAGGGAGATTTAGGATACCTTGGAGAAGATTTAATTGATACACCAATTAAAACGCCAAGAAATGGAAAGTTAACAATTGAACAGAAAAAAGAGAATAAGGAGTTTTCATCCAACCGAGTATTTGTTGAACACCGAATTCGTTCTGTAAAAATCTTTCGAGTTGTTCAAGAAAGATTTCGGTTAAATCCTAAAAAGTATGAACAAGTAATTTTGACAATTTGTGGAGTAGTAAGATTACGAATTGGGGCACTTATATTACCAGCAGAAATATACGCATTTACCTGA
- a CDS encoding EF-hand domain-containing protein: MATEQELQSLFNKLDTDLDGKISINDLFLSPGLSTIISSETNISTPQELLVNYDSDSDGSITFEELKSAVKKADNLT; this comes from the coding sequence ATGGCAACCGAGCAAGAGCTTCAATCTCTTTTTAATAAATTAGATACCGATCTTGACGGCAAAATCTCCATTAATGATCTTTTTTTAAGTCCTGGCTTAAGTACAATCATTTCATCAGAAACAAACATCAGTACTCCCCAGGAATTGCTAGTAAATTATGATTCAGACTCTGACGGTAGTATTACCTTTGAAGAGTTAAAGTCAGCCGTTAAGAAAGCAGATAATTTAACCTAG
- a CDS encoding GNAT family N-acetyltransferase, with the protein MLQYRFKQSFSAEPSISNKLFDLMEVTFPGLSSLAECARKLGASWETASTPFMRFHDDIAITHVGVLEIPMQIMGQKLTVGGVHGVATRAEFRRRGYYREVMSEVLQYCDTLYETLVLTTPQPEFYLPFGFRVVEEHIFKVKCNSTGNTNSFRVLDFTDTKDYTLLHRLLETRAPVSNIVGVVKEKPVFCVNEGSRTLYCAEDLDLIACMEIEDTRLHLFDLVTTQICPLKSILAKIPQPIEEVVIYFSPELLNVKDVQAFVHAFDETVLMVRGKFAAEGEKFMLPRSARC; encoded by the coding sequence ATGCTCCAGTATCGTTTTAAACAGTCGTTCTCTGCTGAACCCAGCATAAGCAATAAACTTTTTGACTTAATGGAAGTCACATTTCCCGGACTCAGCAGTTTAGCAGAATGTGCAAGAAAACTAGGTGCATCCTGGGAAACAGCTTCAACTCCGTTTATGCGCTTTCATGATGATATAGCTATTACCCATGTAGGAGTGTTAGAAATTCCCATGCAAATTATGGGACAAAAGCTCACTGTTGGAGGAGTTCATGGAGTAGCTACCCGTGCAGAATTTCGTAGGAGAGGATATTACCGCGAAGTCATGTCAGAAGTGCTGCAATATTGCGATACCCTTTACGAAACCTTGGTACTGACGACACCACAACCAGAGTTTTACCTACCTTTTGGCTTTCGTGTTGTCGAAGAACACATTTTTAAAGTTAAGTGTAACTCCACAGGTAACACTAATAGCTTCAGAGTACTGGATTTTACAGACACTAAAGATTACACATTGTTACACAGACTTTTGGAAACACGCGCCCCTGTCTCTAATATAGTTGGCGTAGTCAAGGAAAAACCTGTGTTCTGTGTCAATGAAGGAAGTCGTACTTTATACTGTGCAGAAGATTTGGATTTAATCGCCTGTATGGAGATAGAAGATACCCGACTTCATCTTTTTGATCTAGTTACAACGCAGATATGCCCTTTAAAAAGTATTCTTGCTAAAATACCCCAGCCCATTGAAGAAGTAGTGATTTACTTTAGTCCAGAACTTCTCAATGTCAAAGATGTGCAAGCATTTGTCCATGCATTTGATGAAACTGTGCTGATGGTTCGTGGAAAATTTGCAGCCGAGGGCGAGAAATTTATGCTGCCTCGTTCTGCAAGGTGTTGA
- a CDS encoding GFA family protein yields MSNVSIAKGSCLCRAVSFSTTSMSKNVGACHCGMCRNWGGGPLLVVDCESDVNFSGEENIGVYQSSQWAERGFCKQCGSYLFYKLKQNNQYFIPVGLFENCEGLVLDHQVFIDEKPKYYCFANQTENLTGAEVFAQFAPPE; encoded by the coding sequence ATGTCTAACGTAAGCATTGCAAAAGGTAGTTGCCTGTGTCGAGCAGTAAGCTTTTCCACAACTAGCATGAGTAAAAATGTGGGAGCGTGTCATTGTGGTATGTGCCGCAATTGGGGCGGAGGGCCTCTGTTAGTTGTTGATTGTGAAAGTGATGTTAACTTCTCTGGTGAAGAAAATATTGGGGTTTATCAATCGTCACAGTGGGCAGAACGTGGGTTCTGTAAGCAATGTGGGAGCTATCTATTTTATAAATTGAAACAAAATAACCAGTATTTCATACCTGTTGGACTATTCGAGAACTGTGAAGGTCTTGTTTTAGATCATCAGGTATTCATTGATGAAAAGCCCAAATATTACTGTTTTGCCAATCAAACTGAGAATCTGACAGGGGCCGAGGTCTTTGCACAGTTTGCACCTCCTGAATGA